A window of Xyrauchen texanus isolate HMW12.3.18 chromosome 10, RBS_HiC_50CHRs, whole genome shotgun sequence contains these coding sequences:
- the LOC127650028 gene encoding UPF0711 protein C18orf21 homolog: protein MTTFVTMATCHTCSKTSRQPGMNRELLTTLSRYRSTPGSVGKFRTPQSANRATPKSSLDRTPSGTPRSESSNTSSKSSKSGSVKLSPFARIKKLLMLEYKWQSKKVGLKEFLSSL from the exons ATGACTACCTTTGTGACG ATGGCCACTTGTCACACCTGTAGTAAGACGTCCAGACAGCCTGGAATGAACAGAGAACTTTTGACTACTCTGTCAAGGTACCGCAGCACCCCAGGGAGTGTGGGCAAATTCAGGACTCCACAGTCTGCTAACAGGGCCACTCCAAAATCTTCACTGGACAGAACACCAAGCGGGACACCCAG GTCAGAGTCCTCAAACACCAGCTCAAAGTCTTCAAAGTCAGGTAGTGTAAAGTTGTCACCTTTTGCTCGCATCAAGAAGCTGCTTATGCTGGAATACAAATGGCAGAGCAAGAAAGTGGGTCTGAAGGAGTTCCTCTCCTCTCTCTGA